One part of the Streptomyces ferrugineus genome encodes these proteins:
- a CDS encoding SRPBCC family protein — protein sequence MTKTLGSASSAARGAAKQPLAGVAHSEAADRFKAELQEYLAAQTQRLLVGAGHKLGEATVKLNDIAEGRSPGLIELARDGGRKLADGKSPLRSALEVGAAHAKDNVVGAFKSLGDKAKGKTKGKRSAGNKPTVIIEYVDVGVPVRTAYDQWTQYQDFSTFAKGVKSANRADDTTSDWQLKVFWSNRSWKGRTTEQVPDDRIAWVSEGAKGTTKGVVSFHRLDDSLTRVLLVVEYYPKGFFEKTGNLWRAQGRRARLDLKNFVRFITLKGEAEDGWRGRIHDGEVVRSHEDAVAEEEEEGEEPEGEYEEEDEEAEDAYEEEPEYEEEPEREDEDEYAGGGSRR from the coding sequence ATGACCAAGACACTCGGATCCGCGAGCTCCGCGGCCCGCGGAGCGGCGAAGCAACCACTCGCCGGGGTGGCCCACAGCGAGGCCGCCGACCGGTTCAAGGCCGAGCTGCAGGAGTACCTCGCCGCACAGACCCAGCGGCTGTTGGTCGGCGCGGGGCACAAACTCGGCGAGGCCACGGTCAAGCTGAACGACATCGCCGAGGGCCGCAGCCCGGGCCTGATCGAGCTCGCCCGCGACGGCGGCCGCAAGCTCGCCGACGGCAAGAGCCCCCTGCGCAGCGCGCTCGAGGTGGGCGCCGCCCACGCCAAGGACAACGTCGTCGGCGCGTTCAAGAGCCTCGGAGACAAGGCCAAGGGCAAGACCAAGGGCAAACGCTCGGCCGGCAACAAGCCCACCGTCATCATCGAGTACGTCGATGTCGGCGTGCCGGTGCGCACCGCGTACGACCAGTGGACCCAGTACCAGGACTTCAGCACCTTCGCCAAGGGTGTGAAGAGCGCGAACCGCGCCGACGACACGACGTCCGACTGGCAGCTCAAGGTCTTCTGGTCCAACCGCAGCTGGAAGGGGCGCACCACCGAGCAGGTGCCGGACGACCGCATCGCCTGGGTCTCGGAGGGCGCCAAGGGCACCACGAAGGGCGTGGTCTCCTTCCACCGCCTCGACGACAGCCTCACCCGCGTCCTGCTGGTCGTCGAGTACTACCCCAAGGGTTTTTTCGAGAAGACCGGCAACCTCTGGCGCGCCCAGGGCCGCCGGGCCCGCCTCGACCTGAAGAACTTCGTCCGCTTCATCACCCTCAAGGGAGAGGCCGAGGACGGCTGGCGCGGCCGGATCCATGACGGCGAGGTCGTCCGCAGCCATGAGGACGCGGTCGCGGAGGAGGAGGAAGAGGGCGAAGAGCCCGAGGGCGAGTACGAGGAGGAGGACGAAGAGGCCGAGGACGCGTACGAGGAGGAGCCCGAGTACGAGGAGGAGCCGGAGCGCGAGGACGAGGACGAGTACGCCGGCGG
- a CDS encoding DNA primase, with translation MNRVGLGLAIGAGYVLGRTRKLKLALAVGGVVAGKRMRLSPRAVADLVSQQLQDNPQFKEIGDQLREDLRGVGQAASGALVERRLDALADRLHGRTADVRDKLSDAVPTPDSGEQDEEEAAEAAAQTEEETEGEAEEEEPRARDEEPSRKGTAKRASAQQAARKPTQKASTKKASTKKTAARKTAAGRTAPRKTAEKRSGTARGGRARQSKGGAG, from the coding sequence ATGAACCGAGTGGGACTGGGCCTCGCGATAGGGGCCGGATACGTCCTCGGACGGACGAGGAAACTGAAACTGGCGTTGGCCGTCGGCGGCGTCGTGGCCGGCAAGCGGATGCGTCTGAGCCCGCGGGCCGTCGCGGACCTGGTGTCCCAACAGCTCCAGGACAACCCCCAGTTCAAGGAGATCGGGGACCAGCTGCGCGAGGATCTGCGCGGCGTCGGCCAAGCGGCGTCCGGCGCCCTGGTCGAGCGCCGGCTCGACGCGCTCGCCGACCGGCTGCACGGACGCACGGCCGACGTGCGTGACAAGCTGTCGGACGCTGTGCCGACACCGGACAGCGGCGAGCAGGACGAGGAGGAAGCCGCGGAAGCCGCGGCACAGACCGAGGAGGAGACCGAAGGCGAGGCCGAGGAAGAAGAGCCGCGCGCGCGGGACGAGGAGCCGTCCCGGAAGGGGACGGCGAAGCGGGCCTCGGCGCAGCAGGCCGCCAGGAAGCCGACGCAGAAGGCTTCCACGAAGAAGGCTTCCACGAAGAAGACGGCGGCGAGGAAGACCGCTGCCGGGAGGACAGCGCCCAGGAAAACGGCGGAGAAGCGGAGCGGGACCGCTCGCGGGGGCCGGGCGCGCCAGTCGAAGGGCGGTGCCGGGTGA
- a CDS encoding gas vesicle protein GvpG — MGLIGEVLLLPFAPVRGSAWVIRQVLHEAERRYYDPTAVRAELARLEQQLTAGEIEEEEFDRREDELLDRLEIGLRAGYGDSDGTA, encoded by the coding sequence GTGGGACTGATCGGAGAGGTGCTCCTGCTGCCGTTCGCCCCGGTGCGCGGCAGCGCATGGGTCATCAGACAGGTGCTGCACGAGGCCGAACGCCGCTACTACGACCCGACTGCGGTGCGGGCTGAACTGGCGCGGTTGGAGCAGCAGTTGACCGCAGGCGAGATCGAGGAGGAGGAGTTCGACCGCCGCGAGGACGAACTTCTCGACCGACTCGAGATCGGCCTGCGCGCAGGGTACGGAGACAGCGACGGGACGGCATGA
- a CDS encoding GvpL/GvpF family gas vesicle protein, whose amino-acid sequence MSTYVYGITASSHRALPKDMGGVGDPSRPVRVLTEGELAALVSDAPEGLRPKRRELLAHSSVLAEAGAAGCVLPMRFGSVAPDDDTVTAVLAERAEHYKERLTALDGKVEYNVKASHAEEAVLHRVLAENPEIRAMTEANRQSGGGSYEQRLRLGEMVVAAVKAREAEDATDVRHTLEPAAAAVSVGPESTGWLANVSFLVDRDEVETFLTAVEQLREGHPHLELRVNGPLPPYSFVEPGPAEPADSMSGGGAAKE is encoded by the coding sequence GTGAGTACGTACGTGTACGGGATCACCGCGAGCTCGCACCGTGCGCTTCCGAAGGACATGGGAGGCGTCGGCGACCCCTCCCGGCCGGTGCGCGTGCTGACGGAGGGCGAACTCGCCGCCCTCGTCAGCGACGCGCCCGAGGGGCTGCGCCCCAAGCGCAGGGAACTGCTCGCCCACTCCAGCGTGCTCGCCGAGGCGGGCGCGGCCGGCTGCGTGCTGCCCATGCGGTTCGGCAGCGTCGCCCCCGACGACGACACCGTCACCGCGGTCCTCGCCGAGCGCGCCGAGCACTACAAGGAGCGGCTGACGGCCCTGGACGGCAAGGTGGAGTACAACGTCAAGGCGTCCCACGCCGAAGAGGCCGTCCTGCACCGCGTGCTCGCCGAGAACCCGGAGATCCGGGCCATGACCGAGGCCAACCGGCAGTCCGGCGGCGGCAGCTACGAGCAGCGGCTGCGGCTCGGCGAGATGGTCGTCGCCGCCGTCAAGGCCCGGGAGGCCGAGGACGCGACCGATGTGCGGCACACCCTGGAACCGGCCGCCGCGGCGGTCAGCGTGGGCCCCGAGTCCACCGGCTGGCTCGCCAACGTGTCGTTCCTGGTGGACCGCGACGAGGTCGAGACGTTCCTCACCGCGGTGGAACAGCTCCGCGAGGGCCATCCGCACCTCGAACTGCGGGTCAACGGCCCGCTCCCGCCGTACAGCTTCGTCGAGCCCGGTCCCGCCGAGCCCGCGGACAGCATGTCCGGCGGCGGAGCAGCGAAGGAGTGA
- a CDS encoding gas vesicle structural protein GvpA: MTVVPAQQTGGGGSSGLYDVLELVLDRGLVIDAFIRVSLVGIEILKIDIRVVVASVDTYLRFAEACNRLDLEAGPSKSPGLPDVVGEVTESGARGKSKGALSGAAETVSEAFKQARDEGEREPRQRARKSTTARRKEEQE, from the coding sequence ATGACCGTTGTCCCCGCACAGCAGACCGGCGGAGGCGGCAGCAGCGGCCTCTACGACGTCCTGGAACTCGTCCTCGACAGGGGGCTCGTCATTGACGCGTTCATACGGGTCTCCCTGGTCGGCATCGAAATCCTGAAGATCGACATCCGGGTCGTCGTCGCCAGTGTCGACACGTATCTGCGCTTCGCCGAGGCGTGCAATCGGCTGGACCTGGAGGCCGGGCCGAGCAAGAGCCCCGGTCTGCCCGACGTCGTCGGTGAGGTCACCGAGTCCGGCGCGCGCGGCAAGTCCAAGGGCGCGCTGTCCGGCGCCGCCGAGACCGTCTCGGAGGCCTTCAAGCAAGCGCGCGACGAAGGCGAGCGCGAGCCCAGGCAGCGTGCCCGCAAGTCCACCACGGCGCGCAGGAAGGAGGAGCAGGAGTGA
- a CDS encoding gas vesicle protein GvpO encodes MNDSQKTPKSSRRHTGGAGERPAPVEVLREARTQLAELTGMNAETVTSFEQTEDGWTLEVEVLELARVPDTMSLIASYRVDLDPQGQLTGYRRTRRYERGRSDAHRSGGR; translated from the coding sequence ATGAATGATTCACAGAAGACACCCAAGTCATCCAGACGGCACACGGGCGGGGCGGGCGAGCGGCCGGCCCCTGTCGAGGTCCTGCGTGAGGCACGGACCCAACTCGCCGAACTCACCGGCATGAACGCGGAGACGGTGACGTCCTTCGAGCAGACGGAGGACGGCTGGACGCTCGAGGTCGAGGTCCTGGAGCTGGCCCGCGTACCCGACACGATGAGTCTCATCGCGAGCTACCGAGTCGATCTTGACCCCCAGGGACAGCTCACCGGATACCGGCGCACGCGCCGCTACGAACGTGGGCGCTCCGACGCACACAGGTCCGGCGGTCGGTAG
- the ligD gene encoding non-homologous end-joining DNA ligase: MTGEGATKKVRAGRRTVDVKRVGKVLFPGHGGAKEYTKGDLVDYYRSVAAFMLPHLRGRPLMLERHPDGLDGQKFMQKNTPEYYPDWITRVELPKEDGTVCHTVCDDTATLVYLADQACLTLHRFLSRIDGTGGIDRPDRMVFDLDPAGDDFEQVREAAGLLGELLDELELPSGLMTTGSRGLHVVVPLNGREEFDGVRDAARDIADALAAAHPDRLTTAARKKDRGDRLYLDVQRNAYAQTAVVPYTVRARPGAPVATPLAWSELDDPDLDARRWSIADAVQQARTDPWSGVPRRGRALGPARRRLDALRD; this comes from the coding sequence GTGACGGGCGAGGGCGCCACGAAGAAGGTGCGGGCGGGCCGCCGTACGGTCGACGTCAAGCGCGTCGGCAAGGTGCTCTTTCCCGGCCACGGGGGCGCGAAGGAGTACACCAAGGGCGATCTCGTCGACTACTACCGGTCCGTCGCCGCGTTCATGCTGCCGCACCTGCGGGGCCGGCCGCTGATGCTGGAGCGGCACCCCGACGGGCTCGACGGGCAGAAGTTCATGCAGAAGAACACCCCGGAGTACTACCCGGACTGGATCACCCGCGTGGAACTGCCCAAGGAGGACGGCACCGTCTGCCACACGGTGTGCGACGACACCGCCACCCTCGTCTACCTCGCCGACCAGGCCTGTCTCACCCTGCACCGCTTCCTCTCCCGTATCGACGGCACCGGCGGCATCGACCGTCCCGACCGGATGGTCTTCGACCTCGATCCGGCCGGGGACGACTTCGAGCAGGTCCGCGAGGCGGCCGGGCTCCTCGGCGAACTGCTCGACGAGCTGGAGCTGCCCTCCGGGCTGATGACCACCGGCTCGCGCGGGCTGCATGTCGTCGTCCCGCTGAACGGGCGGGAGGAGTTCGACGGCGTACGCGACGCCGCGCGTGACATCGCCGACGCCCTCGCCGCCGCCCACCCGGACCGGCTCACCACCGCCGCCCGCAAGAAGGACCGCGGTGATCGTCTCTACCTCGACGTGCAGCGCAACGCCTACGCCCAGACGGCGGTCGTGCCCTACACCGTCCGGGCCCGCCCCGGCGCCCCGGTGGCCACGCCCCTCGCCTGGTCCGAGCTGGACGACCCGGACCTGGACGCTCGTCGCTGGAGCATCGCCGACGCCGTGCAGCAGGCGCGAACCGATCCCTGGTCCGGGGTGCCGCGCCGCGGCCGCGCCCTGGGCCCGGCGCGGCGCAGGCTCGACGCACTGCGGGACTGA
- a CDS encoding transketolase, which produces MNTAELTELAQQLRVDSVRASAAAGSGHPTSSMSAADLMAVLLARHLRYDFERPAHPGNDRFVLSKGHATPLLYSAYKAVGAIDDGELLTFRKVGSRLEGHPTPRRVPWVETASGSLGQGLPIGVGIALAGKRLERTGYRVWVLCGDSELAEGSVWEAAEHAAYEHLDNLTAIVDVNRLGQRGPTRHGHDLDAYARRFQAFGWHTVEVDGHDVDAVDRAYGEAESTTGQPTVVLARTLKGKGVESVQDREGLHGKPLPDADEAIAELGGPRDVRVRVHEPPATRMLHAVRAGQFELPRWEKGGDDVATRDAYGKALAALGTGRGDVVALDGEVSDSTRAEFFAKEHPERFFECYIAEQQMVAAAVGLATRGWVPYASTFAAFLTRAHDFVRMASVSGVGVNLVGSHAGVAIGQDGPSQMGLEDLAMMRAVHGSTVLYPCDANQTARLVAAMAGLDGIRYLRTSRGAGPVIYGPDEEFPVGGCKVLRAGDRDRLTVVAAGVTVHEALAAADALDREGIQVRVIDLYSVKPVDRETLRRAAEDTGCLLTVEDHHEEGGIGDAVIDAFLDGRPTPRLVRLAVRMMPGSASPDEQLHAAGIDAMSIAAAGRLLVEEAVVR; this is translated from the coding sequence ATGAACACCGCCGAACTGACCGAGCTCGCCCAGCAGCTGCGCGTGGACAGCGTGCGGGCCTCCGCCGCCGCGGGGTCGGGGCATCCGACGTCGTCGATGTCCGCCGCGGATCTGATGGCCGTACTCCTCGCCCGGCATCTGCGCTACGACTTCGAGCGGCCCGCCCATCCGGGCAACGATCGGTTCGTCCTGTCCAAGGGGCATGCCACGCCCCTGCTGTACTCCGCCTACAAGGCCGTCGGCGCCATCGACGACGGCGAGCTGCTCACCTTCCGCAAGGTCGGCAGCCGGCTCGAAGGGCACCCCACCCCGCGCCGGGTGCCATGGGTGGAGACCGCGTCCGGCTCGCTCGGGCAGGGGCTGCCGATCGGCGTCGGCATCGCGCTGGCCGGGAAGCGGCTGGAGCGGACCGGGTACCGCGTGTGGGTGCTGTGCGGGGACAGCGAGCTCGCCGAGGGCTCCGTGTGGGAGGCCGCCGAGCACGCGGCGTACGAGCACCTGGACAATCTCACCGCCATCGTGGACGTCAACCGGCTGGGCCAGCGCGGCCCGACCCGGCACGGCCACGACCTAGACGCCTACGCCCGCCGCTTCCAGGCCTTCGGCTGGCACACCGTCGAGGTCGACGGCCATGACGTCGACGCCGTCGACCGGGCGTACGGGGAGGCCGAGTCCACCACCGGACAGCCCACCGTCGTCCTCGCCCGCACCCTCAAGGGCAAGGGCGTCGAAAGCGTCCAGGACCGCGAGGGACTGCACGGCAAGCCGCTGCCCGACGCCGACGAGGCCATCGCCGAACTCGGCGGACCGCGCGATGTGCGCGTGCGGGTGCACGAGCCGCCGGCGACGCGCATGCTGCACGCCGTGCGCGCCGGACAGTTCGAGCTCCCGCGGTGGGAGAAGGGAGGGGACGACGTCGCCACCCGCGACGCCTACGGCAAGGCGCTCGCCGCCCTCGGCACCGGGCGCGGCGACGTCGTCGCCCTCGACGGCGAGGTCAGCGACTCCACACGCGCGGAGTTCTTCGCCAAGGAACACCCCGAGCGGTTCTTCGAGTGCTACATCGCCGAGCAGCAGATGGTGGCCGCGGCCGTGGGGCTGGCGACCCGCGGCTGGGTGCCGTACGCCTCCACCTTCGCCGCCTTCCTCACCCGCGCCCACGACTTCGTGCGCATGGCGTCCGTCAGCGGCGTCGGCGTCAACCTCGTCGGCTCGCACGCCGGCGTCGCCATCGGTCAGGACGGGCCCAGCCAGATGGGCCTGGAGGACCTGGCGATGATGCGGGCCGTGCACGGCTCGACCGTGCTGTACCCGTGCGACGCCAACCAGACCGCGCGGCTCGTCGCCGCCATGGCGGGACTGGACGGCATCCGCTATCTGCGCACCTCGCGCGGCGCCGGCCCGGTGATCTACGGCCCCGACGAGGAGTTCCCGGTCGGCGGCTGCAAGGTGCTGCGCGCCGGCGACCGCGACCGGCTGACCGTCGTAGCGGCCGGTGTCACCGTGCACGAGGCGCTCGCCGCCGCCGACGCCCTGGACCGCGAGGGCATCCAGGTCAGGGTCATCGACCTGTACTCCGTCAAGCCCGTCGACCGGGAGACGCTGCGCCGGGCCGCCGAGGACACCGGCTGCCTGCTCACCGTGGAGGACCACCACGAGGAGGGCGGCATCGGCGACGCCGTGATCGACGCCTTCCTCGACGGCCGTCCGACGCCGCGCCTGGTGCGGCTCGCCGTGCGCATGATGCCGGGCTCGGCCTCCCCGGACGAGCAGCTGCACGCCGCGGGCATCGACGCCATGTCCATCGCCGCCGCCGGGAGGCTGCTGGTGGAGGAGGCGGTCGTACGGTGA
- a CDS encoding FAD-dependent oxidoreductase, with the protein MSRPRIVIVGAGFAGYRAARTLSRLTRRKAEITLLNPTDYFLYLPLLPQVAAGILEPRRVTVSLSGTLPDVRLVLGEAGTIDVDGHTVHYTGPEGGPGTLSFDRLILAAGSVNRLLPIPGVAEHAHGFRGLPEALYLRDQVTRQMELAAAADDPGSCAARCTFVVVGAGYTGTEVAAQGKLFTDSQVRRHPLRAGMRPRWLLLDIAGRVLPELDERLSRTADRVLRERGVEVRMGTSVKEATRRGVLLTDGEFVETRTLVWCVGVRPDPLAESLGLPMERGRLLVDPYLRVPGRPELFAAGDAAAVPDLDKPGAYTPMTAQHAWRQGRTVAHNVAASLGLGERRVHRHRDMGFVVDLGGAKAAANPLGVHLSGVAAGAVARGYHLAAMPGNRVRVAADWLLDAALPRQAVQLGLVRSWSVPLDTDSPELARVPGGPERNRPGGEPAQGPEALDPVQDPDAATHAEPPGPVKQPDLPAGHEPQRPPSPGSPEGDT; encoded by the coding sequence GTGAGTCGACCCCGCATCGTGATCGTCGGAGCCGGATTCGCCGGGTACCGGGCGGCCCGAACCCTGTCCCGGCTCACCCGGCGCAAGGCCGAGATCACCCTGCTGAACCCGACCGACTACTTCCTGTATCTGCCCCTGCTGCCCCAGGTCGCCGCAGGCATCCTGGAACCGCGCCGGGTGACCGTCTCGCTCTCCGGCACCCTGCCGGACGTACGGCTGGTGCTGGGCGAGGCCGGAACCATCGACGTCGACGGGCACACCGTGCACTACACCGGCCCCGAGGGCGGCCCCGGGACCCTGTCCTTCGACCGGCTGATCCTGGCCGCGGGCAGCGTCAACAGACTGCTGCCCATCCCCGGCGTCGCCGAGCACGCGCACGGCTTCCGCGGGCTGCCCGAGGCGCTGTATCTGCGTGACCAGGTCACCCGGCAGATGGAGCTGGCCGCCGCGGCCGACGACCCCGGGAGCTGCGCGGCGCGCTGCACGTTCGTCGTGGTCGGCGCCGGCTACACCGGAACCGAGGTCGCCGCGCAGGGCAAGCTCTTCACCGACTCCCAGGTGCGCAGGCACCCCTTGCGGGCCGGGATGCGGCCGCGCTGGCTGCTGCTCGACATCGCCGGGCGCGTTCTGCCCGAGCTGGACGAGAGGCTGTCGCGCACGGCCGACCGGGTGCTGCGCGAGCGCGGCGTCGAGGTGCGGATGGGGACCTCCGTGAAGGAGGCCACGCGCCGCGGGGTGCTGCTGACCGACGGCGAGTTCGTCGAGACCCGCACGCTGGTGTGGTGCGTCGGCGTACGGCCCGATCCGCTCGCCGAGTCCCTCGGACTGCCGATGGAGCGGGGCCGGCTGCTCGTCGACCCCTACCTCCGGGTGCCGGGCCGGCCCGAACTGTTCGCCGCCGGCGACGCGGCCGCCGTGCCCGACCTGGACAAGCCCGGCGCGTACACGCCGATGACCGCCCAGCACGCCTGGCGGCAGGGCAGGACCGTGGCCCACAACGTCGCCGCGTCCCTGGGCCTGGGCGAGCGCCGCGTCCACCGCCACCGCGACATGGGCTTCGTCGTCGACCTCGGCGGCGCCAAGGCGGCCGCCAACCCCCTCGGCGTCCATCTGTCCGGCGTGGCGGCGGGCGCGGTCGCCCGGGGCTACCACCTCGCCGCGATGCCCGGCAACCGCGTCCGCGTCGCCGCCGACTGGCTCCTGGACGCCGCACTGCCCCGCCAGGCCGTGCAGTTGGGCCTCGTACGGTCGTGGTCGGTGCCGCTGGACACGGATTCGCCGGAGCTGGCCCGGGTGCCGGGCGGGCCCGAGCGGAACCGGCCCGGCGGGGAACCCGCCCAGGGCCCCGAAGCCCTCGACCCCGTCCAGGACCCCGACGCCGCCACCCACGCCGAACCCCCCGGCCCCGTGAAGCAGCCGGACCTCCCGGCGGGTCACGAGCCGCAGCGGCCCCCGTCCCCCGGTTCCCCGGAAGGAGACACATGA
- a CDS encoding enolase C-terminal domain-like protein, protein MKLHLPVVSVYTVPTDAPEADGTLAWNSTTVVIAEVTAGDATGTGWTYGPAAVGDFLRDRLAPLVEGRGALDIPAAHEAMCRAIRNAGRPGVAACAISALDIALWDLKARILELPLARLLGACRERVPVYGSGGFTTYHDTHLAAQLNGWVHGQHIPRVKIKIGEEWGRAVERDVARVRAAREVIGPEAELYVDANGAYTRKQAVRVGHALTEYGVGWFEEPVSSDDLTGLRLVRDTLPCDVAAGEYGYDLPYFARMIAAGAVDCLQIDATRCGGLTEFLRAAALAQAHNLDVSAHCAPHAHAAASAALPNLRHIEWFHDHVRIEDMFFAGALDPTGGTIAPTQGLGHGLTLRAEEVEQYRVA, encoded by the coding sequence ATGAAACTCCACCTGCCCGTGGTGTCCGTCTACACGGTGCCCACCGACGCCCCCGAGGCGGACGGCACCCTCGCCTGGAACTCCACGACCGTGGTGATCGCCGAGGTGACGGCGGGCGACGCGACCGGCACGGGCTGGACGTACGGCCCGGCGGCGGTCGGCGACTTCCTGCGTGACCGTCTCGCTCCGCTGGTCGAGGGCCGTGGCGCCCTGGACATCCCGGCCGCGCACGAAGCGATGTGCCGCGCGATCCGCAACGCCGGCCGGCCGGGGGTCGCCGCGTGCGCGATCTCGGCGCTGGACATCGCCCTGTGGGATCTCAAGGCCCGGATCCTGGAGCTGCCGCTGGCCCGGCTGCTGGGCGCCTGCCGCGAGCGCGTGCCCGTGTACGGCAGCGGTGGCTTCACCACGTACCACGACACCCATCTGGCCGCGCAGTTGAACGGCTGGGTGCACGGTCAGCACATCCCGCGCGTGAAGATCAAGATCGGCGAGGAGTGGGGCCGCGCGGTCGAGCGCGACGTGGCCCGGGTGCGGGCGGCGCGGGAAGTGATCGGCCCCGAGGCCGAGTTGTACGTGGACGCCAACGGCGCCTACACCCGCAAGCAGGCGGTCCGGGTGGGCCACGCGCTCACCGAGTACGGCGTCGGCTGGTTCGAGGAGCCGGTGTCGTCGGACGACCTGACGGGGCTGCGTCTGGTGCGTGACACCCTGCCCTGCGATGTCGCGGCCGGTGAGTACGGCTACGACCTCCCGTACTTCGCCCGCATGATCGCCGCGGGCGCGGTCGACTGCCTCCAGATCGACGCCACCCGCTGCGGCGGCCTCACGGAGTTCCTGCGCGCCGCCGCCCTCGCCCAGGCGCACAACCTGGACGTCTCGGCCCACTGCGCCCCGCACGCCCACGCCGCCGCGTCCGCCGCGCTTCCCAACCTCCGGCACATCGAGTGGTTCCACGACCACGTCCGGATCGAGGACATGTTCTTCGCGGGAGCCCTGGACCCGACAGGCGGCACCATCGCCCCGACCCAGGGCCTCGGACACGGGCTGACGCTACGGGCGGAGGAAGTGGAGCAGTACCGGGTGGCATGA
- a CDS encoding SDR family oxidoreductase has product MRTSWERALPGHGRAVVVTGASGGVGRAAALAFAARGDRVALLARGREGLAAAADEVQRAGGEALAVTVDMADAKAVDDAAQQVADAFGRIDVWVNNAFTGIYAPFTEISPDEFRRVTEVTYLGYVFGTRAALRHMLPRDRGTVVQVGSALAYRGIPLQSAYCGAKHAIQGFNESLRCELLHQGSRVRTTMVQLPAVNTPQFDWVLNRLPGRARPVPPVFQPEVAARAIVHAAGHGRRREYWVGGATVATLLANAVAPGLLDRYLARTGFEAQQDGGEAGPAGPGNLWTPADGPHGRDFGAHGRFDEEAVAGGPQEWVSRNRTRVGAGVLAGGLGAVMTAGLRRRGRAPRS; this is encoded by the coding sequence ATGCGCACGTCGTGGGAGAGGGCCCTGCCGGGGCACGGCAGGGCCGTCGTGGTGACCGGGGCCAGCGGCGGCGTGGGCCGGGCCGCGGCCCTCGCCTTCGCCGCCCGGGGCGACCGGGTCGCCCTGCTCGCCCGGGGGCGCGAGGGCCTCGCCGCGGCGGCGGACGAGGTGCAGCGGGCCGGCGGTGAGGCACTCGCCGTCACTGTGGACATGGCCGACGCCAAGGCCGTCGACGACGCGGCTCAGCAGGTCGCCGACGCCTTCGGGCGCATCGACGTCTGGGTCAACAACGCCTTCACCGGGATCTACGCGCCGTTCACCGAGATCAGCCCGGACGAGTTCCGGCGGGTGACCGAAGTGACGTACCTGGGCTATGTGTTCGGCACCCGGGCCGCGCTGCGCCACATGCTGCCGCGGGACCGGGGCACGGTTGTGCAGGTCGGATCGGCGCTCGCCTACCGGGGGATTCCGCTGCAGTCGGCGTACTGCGGGGCCAAGCACGCCATTCAGGGGTTCAACGAGTCCCTGCGGTGCGAGCTGCTCCACCAGGGGAGCCGGGTGCGGACGACGATGGTGCAGCTTCCGGCCGTCAACACCCCGCAGTTCGACTGGGTGCTGAACCGGCTGCCGGGGCGCGCCCGGCCGGTGCCGCCGGTGTTCCAGCCGGAGGTGGCCGCACGGGCGATCGTGCACGCGGCCGGGCACGGGCGGCGGCGGGAGTACTGGGTCGGCGGCGCCACCGTGGCGACGCTGCTCGCCAACGCGGTCGCGCCCGGGCTGCTGGACCGCTATCTGGCGCGGACCGGGTTCGAGGCCCAGCAGGACGGGGGCGAGGCCGGGCCGGCCGGGCCGGGCAATCTGTGGACGCCGGCGGACGGGCCGCACGGGCGGGACTTCGGGGCGCATGGGCGGTTCGACGAGGAGGCGGTGGCCGGCGGCCCGCAGGAGTGGGTGTCGCGCAACCGCACCCGGGTCGGGGCCGGTGTCCTGGCCGGAGGGCTGGGCGCCGTCATGACCGCCGGGCTGCGCCGACGGGGCCGGGCGCCGCGGAGCTGA
- a CDS encoding phage holin family protein, whose product MDRLDHLEHLDRELVDELAQVARETVRDELREQTRRQRRRATLYAASGAVALYAGAALALALGLGLAAGLPDWAAALITAVILGALAYVLRGAARPAPEHRAGTAAAPGHPVGGTAPAAPPSGLGMPYPPVPPTPPATDAAEQTAPRPDRIDPEQPHHRA is encoded by the coding sequence ATGGACCGCTTGGATCATCTTGAGCATCTGGACAGGGAACTGGTCGACGAGCTGGCACAGGTGGCCCGCGAGACCGTACGCGACGAGCTGCGCGAGCAGACGCGCAGGCAGCGCCGCCGGGCCACGCTCTACGCGGCGTCAGGCGCCGTCGCCCTCTACGCGGGCGCTGCCCTCGCGCTGGCGCTGGGGCTCGGCCTCGCCGCCGGGCTGCCGGACTGGGCCGCCGCGCTGATCACCGCGGTGATCCTCGGCGCACTGGCGTACGTGCTGCGTGGCGCGGCACGGCCGGCGCCGGAGCACCGCGCCGGGACCGCCGCCGCGCCCGGACACCCCGTCGGCGGCACGGCGCCGGCAGCCCCGCCGAGCGGGCTCGGCATGCCGTATCCGCCGGTGCCGCCCACGCCACCGGCGACGGATGCCGCGGAGCAGACGGCGCCGCGTCCGGACCGCATCGACCCCGAGCAGCCGCACCACCGGGCGTGA